In Nocardia sp. NBC_01327, the genomic stretch ACACGTAAGCGTTCGGTTACCGCCGAGCACCCACTACGAACTCGGAGCGGGTGAACAACTGGAGAGTTGACTGCACGGGACGACCATCAGCGCCGCTGGTCTCCGAAACGTCCGGGCGCAGTCCGACCGGAGGCGTTCGACGAAGGCCGCAATTCTTCGAAGGCCTGTTTTTTGTGAAGGCAGAGGCATGACGCAACTTCCCGGCCACAGGTCCCCTACTGGCGGTGCCAGCTATGGATACGGACCCCGCGGGCTCTATGACCCGGCGAATGAACACGACGCCTGCGGCGTCGCATTCGTCGTCGATATGCACGGCCGTCGTAGCCGCGACATCGTCGACAAGGCTATTACCGCCCTGCTGAACCTGGAGCACCGAGGTGCAGCCGGCGCCGAACCCAATTCGGGTGACGGCGCGGGCATCCTGATCCAGCTTCCGGACAAGTTCTTCCGCGCTGTGGTCGACTTCGAGCTTCCCGCCGAGGGCGCCTACGCCACCGGTATCGCCTTCCTGCCGCAGGCCCGCCGCGAGGCCGCCCGTGCCGGATACCGCGTCGAGAAGATCGTGCGCGAAGAGGGCCTCGAGGTCCTCGGCTGGCGCGAGGTCCCGATCGACGAGTCGTCGCTGGGCGCGCTGTCCCGCGACGCCATGCCGACCTTCCGGCAGATCTTCATCGCCTCGCCCAAGGGCGGCAGCGAGCAGCTCGAGGGCATGGACCTGGAGCGGCGCGCCTATGTCGTCCGCAAGCGCATCGAGCACGAGCTCGGCAGCGCGGGCGCCGGCGAGGGCGCGACCGGCAAGGAATCGGTGTACTTCCCGAGCCTGTCCGGCCAGACCTTCGTCTACAAGGGCATGTTCACCACCCCGCAGCTGCGGGCGTTCTACCTGGATCTGCAGGACGACCGGGTCGAGTCCGCACTCGGCATCGTGCACTCCCGCTTCTCCACCAACACCTTCCCGTCGTGGCCGCTGGCGCACCCGTTCCGGCGCGTCGCCCACAACGGCGAGATCAATACCGTCTCCGGCAATGAGAACTGGATGCGGGCCCGCGAGGCGCTGCTGAAGTCGAACTCCTTCGGCACCGACAGCGAGGGCAACAACCGCCTGGAGAAGATCTTCCCGGTCTGCACCCCCGGCGCGTCCGACACCGCGCGCTTCGACGAGGTGCTGGAACTGCTGCACCTGGGCGGCCGCAGTCTGCCGCACGCCATGCTCATGATGATCCCCGAGGCGTGGGAACGGCACGAGTCCATGGACCCGGCCCAGCGCGCCTTCTACCGCTACCACTCGTTCCTCATGGAGCCGTGGGACGGCCCGGCGTCGGTGTGCTTTACCGACGGCAAGGTCGTCGGCGCGGTGCTGGACCGGAACGGTCTGCGCCCCGGCCGGATCTGGGTCACCGACGACGGTCTGGTCGTCATGGCCTCCGAGGTCGGCGTGCTCGATATCGATCCGGCCCGCGTGGTCCAGAAGACCCGGCTGCAGCCCGGCCGCATGTTCCTGGTGGACACCGAGCAGGGTCGCATCATCAGCGATGACGAGGTCAAGTCGACGCTCGCCGCCGAGGCGCCCTACCAGGAGTGGCTGGACAACGGCCCGACCAAGCTGTCGGACCTGCAGGACCGCCCGCACGAGCACATGTCGCACGACCGCGTGCTGATCCGCCAGCAGATCTTCGGATACTCCACCGAGGAACTGAACCTGCTGATCTCGCCGATGGCGCAGACCGGTGGTGAGGCGCTCGGCTCGATGGGCACCGACACCCCGATCGCGGTGCTGTCCTCACGGCCGCGGGTGCTGTTCGACTACTTCTCGCAGCTGTTCGCGCAGGTCACCAACCCGCCGCTGGACGCCCTGCGCGAAGAGGTCGTCACCTCGCTGCGCAGCATGATCGGTCCCGAGGACGATCTGCTGAATCCCGGGCAGCAGTCCTGTCGTCAGATCACGCTGACCCAGCCGATTCTGGACAATGACGAGCTGTCCAAGCTCGTGCACATCAATGACGACGGCTCGCGTCCCGACCTGCGTTCGGTCGTGGTGCACGGCCTGTACCCGGTCGCCGAGGGCGGCCAGGGTCTGCGCAATGCCATTGCGGCAGTGCAGATGCAGGTGTCCGCGGCCATCGACGGCGGCGCGCGCATCATCATCCTGTCCGACCGCGAGTCCAACGAGAAGCTGGCGCCGATCCCGTCGCTGCTGCTCACCGCGGCCGTGCATCACCACCTGGTGCAGGAGCGCACCCGCACCCAGGTCGGCCTGGTCGTGGAGGCCGGTGACGCCCGCGAGGTGCACCACATGGCCCTGCTGATCGGCTTCGGCGCGGCGGCGATCAACCCGTACATGGCCTTCGAGTCCATCGAGGACATGCTCGAGCGCGGTCAGCTGCTCATGCCGGGCAGCACCGGCGATCACGGCGCCGACTTCAAGAAGGCCGTCTACAACTACAACAAGGCCGCCGGCAAGGGTGTGCTGAAGGTGATGTCCAAGATGGGCATCTCCACCATCGCCTCCTACCGCGGCGCGCAGCTGTTCCAGGTGGTCGGCCTGTCGCAGGAGCTGGTGGACGAGTACTTCACCGGTCTGCGCTCGCCGCTGGACGGCATCGGCCTGGACGGCATCGCCGGCGAGGTCGCGGCACGGCACCGAATCGCGTTCCTGGAGAACCGCAATGAGCGCGCGCACCGCGAGCTCGAGGTCGGCGGCGAATACCAGTGGCGGCGTGAGGGCGAGTACCACCTGTTCAACCCGGACACGGTGTTCAAGCTGCAGCACGCGACGCGCTCGGGCCAGTACAAGGTCTTCAAGGAGTACACCAAGCTCGTCGACGATCAGTCGGAGCGTTTGGCGTCGCTGCGCGGCCTGTTCAAGTTCAAGTCCAAGTCGCGCAACCCGATTCCGATCGACGAGGTCGAGCCGGTGTCCGCGATCGTGAAGCGCTTCTCGACCGGTGCGATGAGCTACGGCTCCATCTCCTCGGAGGCGCACGAGACCCTCGCGGTCGCCATGAACCGCCTCGGCGGTCGCTCCAATTCCGGTGAGGGCGGCGAGCATCCGGCCCGCTTCGAGCCGGAGGAGAACGGCGACTGGCGCCGGTCCGCGATCAAGCAGGTGGCCTCGGGTCGCTTCGGTGTGACCGCGCACTACCTGACCAACTGCACCGATATCCAGATCAAGATGGCGCAGGGGGCCAAGCCCGGCGAGGGCGGCCAGCTGCCCGCGCACAAGGTGTACCCGTGGGTCGCCGAGGTCCGGCACTCCACGCCCGGCGTGGGCCTGATCTCCCCGCCGCCGCACCACGACATCTACTCGATCGAGGATCTGGCGCAGCTGATCCACGACCTGAAGAACGCGAACCCGCAGGCGCGGATTCACGTGAAACTTGTCGCGGAGCCCGGCGTCGGCACCGTCGCCGCGGGTGTGTCCAAGGCGCACGCCGATGTGGTGCTCATCTCGGGCCACGACGGCGGCACCGGTGCGTCCCCGCTGACCTCGCTGAAGCATGCCGGTGGTCCCTGGGAGCTCGGCCTGGCCGAAACCCAGCAGACGCTGCTGCTCAACGGTCTGCGCGACCGCATCGTGGTGCAGGTGGACGGTCAGATGAAGACCGGCCGCGACGTCATGATCGCCGCGCTGCTCGGCGCGGAGGAGTTCGGTTTCGCGACTGCGCCGCTGGTGGTCTCGGGCTGCATCATGATGCGCGTATGCCACCTCGACACCTGCCCGGTCGGCGTCGCGACGCAGAACCCCGTGCTGCGTGAGCGTTTCACCGGTAAGCCGGAGTTCGTCGAGAACTTCATGAACTACATCGCCGAAGAGGTGCGCGAGCTGCTCGCGTCGCTGGGTCTGCGGACTCTCGACGAGGCCATCGGCCGCGTCGATCTGCTCGACACCACCCGGGCCAAGGAGCATTGGAAGGCCGCCAAGCTGGATCTGTCGCCCATCCTCGACGATGTCGAGACGGCGTTCATGCAGCAGGACCGCCGCAATACCAAGGGCCAGGACCACGGTCTGGACAAGGCGCTGGACAACCAGCTCATCGCGCAGGCCGCGGATGCGCTGGAGCGCGGTAAGCCGGTCAAGTTCGACACCAAGATCACCAATGTGAACCGGACCGTCGGCACCATGCTCGGCCACGAGGTGACCAAGCTGTACGGCGGAGTCGGCCTGCCCGACAACACCATCGACATCACGTTCACCGGTTCCGCCGGTAACTCGTTCGGTGCGTTCGTGCCCGCCGGCATCACGCTGCGGGTCGTCGGCGACGCCAACGACTATGTCGGCAAGGGTCTTTCGGGTGGCCGCCTGACCGTGCGGCCGTCCCTGGACGTGCCCGCCGAGTTCGTGGCGGAGCGGAACATCATCGCGGGCAACGTGATCCTGTTCGGCGCCACCAGCGGCCAGGCCTTCATCCGCGGTGTCGTGGGCGAGCGGTTCGCCGTGCGCAACTCGGGCGCCACCGCGGTGGTCGAGGGCGTGGGCGATCACGGCTGCGAGTACATGACCGGTGGCCGCGTGGTCATCCTCGGCGAGACCGGCCGCAACTTCGGCGCCGGTATGTCGGGCGGCACCGCGTACATCTACAACCCGAACAACACCTTCGAGAAGCACCTGAACACCGAAATGGTGGATCTGGAAGGACTCACGGCGGACGAGTCCGCGGCGCTGCGCGACATCATCGCCCAGCACCGCGACGAGACCGGTTCGGCTGTCGCGGAACGCATCCTGATCGACTGGTCGCAGCAGGTGAATCACTTCGTGAAGGTGATGCCGCGCGATTACAAGAAGGTCCTGCTGGCCATCTCGGAAGCTGAAAAAGACGGCCGGGACGTCAGCGCGGCGATCATGGAGGCCGCTCGTGGCTGACACGATCCACGCTGGAGTTGTCGGATGCGCCGAACTCGGCGCGAAAATCGGAGTCGTAAATGGGTGACGCACAGGGATTCCTGAAGCACACGAGTCGGGAACTGCCGAAGCGCCGTCCGGTCGAGCTGCGCCTGATGGACTGGAAAGAGGTCTACGAGGAGAAGTTCTCCCACGAGACCCTCCAGAAGCAGGCCAGCCGCTGTATGGATTGCGGTATCCCCTTCTGCCACAACGGTTGTCCGCTCGGGAACCTGATTCCCGAATGGAACGACCTGGTCTACAAGGGCGCCTGGAAGGAATCGTTCGAGCGGCTGCACGCCACGAACAACTTCCCGGAGTTCACCGGCCGCCTGTGCCCCGCACCGTGCGAGTCGTCCTGCGTCCTGGGCATCAACCAGGATCCGGTGACGATCAAGCAGGTCGAGGTCGAGATCATCGAGAACGGTTTCGACGAGGGCTGGGTCACCCCGGTGTACCCGACCCGCCTGACCGGCAAGAAGATCGCCGTCGTCGGTTCCGGTCCCGCCGGTCTGGCCGCCGCCCAGCAGCTGACCCGGGCCGGCCACACCGTGACCGTGTTCGAGCGCGACGACCGCATCGGCGGCCTGCTGCGCTACGGCATTCCGGAATTCAAGATGGAGAAGCGCTTCATCGATCGCCGGCTCGCGCAGATGGAAGCCGAAGGCACCATCTTCAAGACCGGTGTGAACGTGGGCGTGGACATCACCGCCGATCAGCTGCGTGAGCGTTATGACGCCGTTGTGCTCGCCGGTGGCGCGACCATCGCCCGCGACCTGCCGGTTCCGGGTCGTGACCTGGACGGCATCCATCAGGCGATGGAGTTCCTGCCGCTGGCCAACCGCGTCCAGCTGGGCGATCCGGTCGCCGATGAGGAAGGCCTGCCGCGCATCAATGCCCGCGGCAAGAAGGTCATCATCATCGGTGGCGGTGACACCGGCGCGGACTGCCTCGGCACCTCGCACCGGCAGGGCGCCGCATCGGTGCACCAGTTCGAGATCATGCCCCGTCCGCCGGAGGAGCGCGCCGGCTCCACCCCGTGGCCGACCTACCCGCTCATGTACCGGGTGGCCTCGGCGCACGAGGAGGGCGGCGAGCGCGTGTTCTCCGTCAATACCGAGCGTTTTGTCGGCGCCGACGGCAAGCTGACCGGTCTGCAGGCCCACGAGGTCTCCATGGTGAACGGCCGCTTCGAGAAGGTCGAGGGCACCGACTTCACCCTCGAGGCCGATCTGGTGCTGCTGGCCATGGGCTTTGTCGGACCGCAGAAGAACGGCCTGCTCGAGGGCCTGGGCGTCGGTTACGACCAGCGCGGAAACGTCAAGCGCGACAACGGCTGGGCCACCACCGTCCCCGGCGTCTTCGCCGCCGGCGATATGGGCCGCGGCCAGTCGCTCATCGTGTGGGCCATCGCCGAGGGCCGCTCCTGCGCGTCCGCGGTGGACAAGTTCCTCGAGGGCGACACCGCACTGCCGTCCCCCATCCGCCCGACGGATGTGGCGCAGCGCTGACCCGCTGAGCCGAGACCAGAAGCGCCCGTGGAGCTTACGCTCCACGGGCGCTTTGCTGTTCGTGCTCGACGGGAGGTCGTGCCGGCGTGGCGGGAAGTCGTGCGGGATGACGAGAGGTCGTGCCGGGATGACGGAAGCTGTTCAGCCGCAGGCGATGGCGAGGCGGTAGTCGCCGGTGGTGTTGGTGGCGGCTGTGATTCGCCAACCGCCGGTGACTTGCCGGCGGGCGGTCTGGGTGATGTTGGCGCCGGTGAGGGCCGGGGCGGCGCAGCGTTCGGGGATCCAGAGGTCGGCCGATGCGCCGGCGCGGTCCGCGGTGCCGGTGAGAGTCATTGCGCCGGAGGGGATATCGGAGGTCAGGGCGGTCAGCTGCCCCGGTGCGGCACGGGGGTAGGAGCGGGCGATGACAGCCGCGGTGGCGGGGTCGTGATCCAGGCCGGTGTCCGGCGCGGTGCAGGTGGGACGGGTGCCGCGGGTCTGGATATTGTGCGGATCGCCGCAGGCCTGACGCCACTGCCAATAGGTGCCGCCGACCAGGTGGCTGTCCTCGAGGGCGGCGTAGCGGCGGGTCTTGTCCGCGATGACGGCGGGATCGGTGTCCCAGAATCCCCATTCGCCATTGAAGAAGGTGGTCCCGTAGCCGCTCGCCGCGGTCGCGGTATCGGCGAAACCCGAAGCGAGAGAGCCGGGTAGCGGGCTGATGGATTCGTTGTACTGGTGCGGGGCGTAGACCATATCGTCCTCGCCCGCCGATCCGGAGGCAGACCCCGAGGCGGACCCGGAGGCCGATCCCGACGCCGATCCGGAGGCAGACCCCGAAGCGCTGGTGAACAGCGGCAGCGGCCCGGGGACAGGCAGCGATCCGGTGATGACCGACGGTTCGAAGAAGGCGATGTGCCGGAACCCGCCCGGCGCGGACTGCTCGCCGGAACGGATGGCGGCCATGGCCCGGCGATAGAAATTGCCGAGCAGCACGTAATCGTCGAGACCCGGAATCAGGCCCGGATTCGGTTCATTGAGCAGGTCGTAGCCGGCGATGGCCGGATCGTTCGCGAAGCGTGCCGCCACCGCCGCCCAGGTATTCACCAGTTCGGTCTGGACGCCGTTGACGTCGAGGTAGAAGTTCGCGAACGAGGCCTGCACCGCCGCCGAGAGTTCGCGTTTGCTCACCCGGCAGGTGGCGCTCGTGCCGACCAGGGCGGTCGCCCATGCGGGCGCGCCGTCCCAGCCGACGCCGGGCTGGGTGAAGGGCGGGCAGTAGACGCCGTCGGGCGTGTTCACCGCGACACCCCAGGCGTCCTGGTGCATATCGAGCAGGACGTAGATGTCGTGTGCCCGCGCCCAGGCGACGGCCTGGGCGATGCGATCGAGATAGTTCTGATCGATATGGCCACGAGTGGGTTCGAGTGCGGACCAGCTGATTATGAGACGCACCACATTCGAGCCGAGTGCCGCGATACGGAGGAAGTCGTCTTCGGTCAGTGTGGTGGTGGCGGGCAGGTCGGGCCATTCCTGGTAGTACTGCCCGGCACTGTTGACATTGACGCCGCGCAGCAGCACGGTGCGACCGGTGTCATCGGCGATGCGGGCGCCCTGTCCCATGACCGCGTGTAGCGGACGTTGTACCTGGTCTGCGGTGGTATCGGTGAGCGGGGTGGCATGGACGACGGGTGTGCTGCCGGCGAGCGGAATTGCCAAGGTGGCGAGGGTGATCAGTACTCGGCGGCGCAATGTGAAATATGTTCTGGTCATTTGACCAGGAGACGCTAGCAGCCCGCCGCGAATCCGCGCGCGGAAACTGAAATCGGACAAGTTGTGATCGCCGCGTAGCGCTTCCGGAATCGTCCCTTTATTGTTGACGGCGTTGTGTCGCTGATCTCTGTCGAGCGGTCTGTTTTGCACATCTCATACGGGGCGGTTACTTCGGTTAACCCCCAGTGCACTCGATCGTCATCCAGCGCAGACACCATGAACGGGAATCGGGACGGCCGTCTCGGGCAGGCGTGAACTGGAGCAGTATGCGGTTGAAAAGAATTGTCGCGGCTGCGGGCGCAGCAGCGAGTGTGCTCATGTCGGGAATCGTGCTCGGCAGCGGGCCTGTTACGGCCGATCCGGGATGCCCGGTCATGTACACGGTAGCCATTCCGGGTACCTGGGAAACCGGCCACGACAAGACTCCCCAGCCCGGCATGCTGGCCGGGGTTACCAACGGGCTACCCGGCGAGGTCGACTATGTGACCTATGCCGCCACCGCGTTCCCCTGGGAAGGCGATGTGTACGGCGCCTCCAAGAAGGAAGCGACCGACAATGCCCGCGGCCTGGTCCAGGCCATGGGCCAGCGTTGCCCGGGGACCAAGATCTCCATCGCCGGCTACAGCCAGGGCGCCGACGCCGCGGGTGATCTGGCCGCCGAGATCGGCTCCGGCCTCGGCGTGGTGCCGCCGGACCGCATCGCGGCCGTCGCACTGATCTCCGATCCGCGTCGTTCCGCGACCGATGCCCAGGTCGGCCCGATCGCGCCCGGCGCCGGTGCGGGCGGCGCCCGGGTCGGCGGCTTCGGCTTCGTCTCGGATCGGGTGCGTACCGTGTGCGCGGTCGGCGATCTGTACTGCGCCACCGAGCCGACGGACTTCATCAGCCGCTTCGCCGGATTCCTGGCGCAGACCTCTGATCCGAATCCCGCGAACATCTGGCGCTATCAGCTCGAGATCGGCTCGATCATCAACGATCTGATGGCACAGGGCGGCATCCCGGTATTGCAGTCACAGCTCAGCATGGGCGCGAACGAAGAGCGGGCCGCGCAGTTCGAGCAGTTCTTCAAGACCGGCGAGCACACCAGTTACGGCTCGTACCAGGTCGGCGGCGGTCAGACCGCCATCACCTGGATGCACAACTGGATTGCCAACGCCGCGTAACCGCTGCTCTCAGCAGGATGGAAAGGCCGCTCCCGACGGGGGCGGCCTTTCGTCGCTGAATAGGTGTGCAGTACTGCGCAATTCAGGCCCCGGCACTGAGTTCACGCATATCGCCGGGCGGGTTAGCCGAAGGAGCCGGTGCTCGGCGGGGTCCAGACCGGCGGCTGGTTCTGGTCGCCGCCACCCTGCCAGTTACCCGGGTTCCCACCCTGCCAGTTGCCATCGTGATCGTGGTCGTGACGGTGGTCGCGATCGCCACCGTGGCCCTGCCAGTCCTGATCGACCTGCTGGGCGACGACGGGCGAGGAGTCCGGGGTCGCCGCGGAGGCGGTGGCGGGGAGAGCGAAGAGCGCGAGCGGCACGACGGCCAAGGCGCCGGCGG encodes the following:
- a CDS encoding cutinase family protein — encoded protein: MRLKRIVAAAGAAASVLMSGIVLGSGPVTADPGCPVMYTVAIPGTWETGHDKTPQPGMLAGVTNGLPGEVDYVTYAATAFPWEGDVYGASKKEATDNARGLVQAMGQRCPGTKISIAGYSQGADAAGDLAAEIGSGLGVVPPDRIAAVALISDPRRSATDAQVGPIAPGAGAGGARVGGFGFVSDRVRTVCAVGDLYCATEPTDFISRFAGFLAQTSDPNPANIWRYQLEIGSIINDLMAQGGIPVLQSQLSMGANEERAAQFEQFFKTGEHTSYGSYQVGGGQTAITWMHNWIANAA
- a CDS encoding glycoside hydrolase family 5 protein, encoding MTRTYFTLRRRVLITLATLAIPLAGSTPVVHATPLTDTTADQVQRPLHAVMGQGARIADDTGRTVLLRGVNVNSAGQYYQEWPDLPATTTLTEDDFLRIAALGSNVVRLIISWSALEPTRGHIDQNYLDRIAQAVAWARAHDIYVLLDMHQDAWGVAVNTPDGVYCPPFTQPGVGWDGAPAWATALVGTSATCRVSKRELSAAVQASFANFYLDVNGVQTELVNTWAAVAARFANDPAIAGYDLLNEPNPGLIPGLDDYVLLGNFYRRAMAAIRSGEQSAPGGFRHIAFFEPSVITGSLPVPGPLPLFTSASGSASGSASGSASGSASGSASGSAGEDDMVYAPHQYNESISPLPGSLASGFADTATAASGYGTTFFNGEWGFWDTDPAVIADKTRRYAALEDSHLVGGTYWQWRQACGDPHNIQTRGTRPTCTAPDTGLDHDPATAAVIARSYPRAAPGQLTALTSDIPSGAMTLTGTADRAGASADLWIPERCAAPALTGANITQTARRQVTGGWRITAATNTTGDYRLAIACG
- the gltB gene encoding glutamate synthase large subunit; its protein translation is MTQLPGHRSPTGGASYGYGPRGLYDPANEHDACGVAFVVDMHGRRSRDIVDKAITALLNLEHRGAAGAEPNSGDGAGILIQLPDKFFRAVVDFELPAEGAYATGIAFLPQARREAARAGYRVEKIVREEGLEVLGWREVPIDESSLGALSRDAMPTFRQIFIASPKGGSEQLEGMDLERRAYVVRKRIEHELGSAGAGEGATGKESVYFPSLSGQTFVYKGMFTTPQLRAFYLDLQDDRVESALGIVHSRFSTNTFPSWPLAHPFRRVAHNGEINTVSGNENWMRAREALLKSNSFGTDSEGNNRLEKIFPVCTPGASDTARFDEVLELLHLGGRSLPHAMLMMIPEAWERHESMDPAQRAFYRYHSFLMEPWDGPASVCFTDGKVVGAVLDRNGLRPGRIWVTDDGLVVMASEVGVLDIDPARVVQKTRLQPGRMFLVDTEQGRIISDDEVKSTLAAEAPYQEWLDNGPTKLSDLQDRPHEHMSHDRVLIRQQIFGYSTEELNLLISPMAQTGGEALGSMGTDTPIAVLSSRPRVLFDYFSQLFAQVTNPPLDALREEVVTSLRSMIGPEDDLLNPGQQSCRQITLTQPILDNDELSKLVHINDDGSRPDLRSVVVHGLYPVAEGGQGLRNAIAAVQMQVSAAIDGGARIIILSDRESNEKLAPIPSLLLTAAVHHHLVQERTRTQVGLVVEAGDAREVHHMALLIGFGAAAINPYMAFESIEDMLERGQLLMPGSTGDHGADFKKAVYNYNKAAGKGVLKVMSKMGISTIASYRGAQLFQVVGLSQELVDEYFTGLRSPLDGIGLDGIAGEVAARHRIAFLENRNERAHRELEVGGEYQWRREGEYHLFNPDTVFKLQHATRSGQYKVFKEYTKLVDDQSERLASLRGLFKFKSKSRNPIPIDEVEPVSAIVKRFSTGAMSYGSISSEAHETLAVAMNRLGGRSNSGEGGEHPARFEPEENGDWRRSAIKQVASGRFGVTAHYLTNCTDIQIKMAQGAKPGEGGQLPAHKVYPWVAEVRHSTPGVGLISPPPHHDIYSIEDLAQLIHDLKNANPQARIHVKLVAEPGVGTVAAGVSKAHADVVLISGHDGGTGASPLTSLKHAGGPWELGLAETQQTLLLNGLRDRIVVQVDGQMKTGRDVMIAALLGAEEFGFATAPLVVSGCIMMRVCHLDTCPVGVATQNPVLRERFTGKPEFVENFMNYIAEEVRELLASLGLRTLDEAIGRVDLLDTTRAKEHWKAAKLDLSPILDDVETAFMQQDRRNTKGQDHGLDKALDNQLIAQAADALERGKPVKFDTKITNVNRTVGTMLGHEVTKLYGGVGLPDNTIDITFTGSAGNSFGAFVPAGITLRVVGDANDYVGKGLSGGRLTVRPSLDVPAEFVAERNIIAGNVILFGATSGQAFIRGVVGERFAVRNSGATAVVEGVGDHGCEYMTGGRVVILGETGRNFGAGMSGGTAYIYNPNNTFEKHLNTEMVDLEGLTADESAALRDIIAQHRDETGSAVAERILIDWSQQVNHFVKVMPRDYKKVLLAISEAEKDGRDVSAAIMEAARG
- a CDS encoding glutamate synthase subunit beta, with product MGDAQGFLKHTSRELPKRRPVELRLMDWKEVYEEKFSHETLQKQASRCMDCGIPFCHNGCPLGNLIPEWNDLVYKGAWKESFERLHATNNFPEFTGRLCPAPCESSCVLGINQDPVTIKQVEVEIIENGFDEGWVTPVYPTRLTGKKIAVVGSGPAGLAAAQQLTRAGHTVTVFERDDRIGGLLRYGIPEFKMEKRFIDRRLAQMEAEGTIFKTGVNVGVDITADQLRERYDAVVLAGGATIARDLPVPGRDLDGIHQAMEFLPLANRVQLGDPVADEEGLPRINARGKKVIIIGGGDTGADCLGTSHRQGAASVHQFEIMPRPPEERAGSTPWPTYPLMYRVASAHEEGGERVFSVNTERFVGADGKLTGLQAHEVSMVNGRFEKVEGTDFTLEADLVLLAMGFVGPQKNGLLEGLGVGYDQRGNVKRDNGWATTVPGVFAAGDMGRGQSLIVWAIAEGRSCASAVDKFLEGDTALPSPIRPTDVAQR